A single window of bacterium DNA harbors:
- a CDS encoding YCF48-related protein, producing MRKYCLIILGLLMFTKMSYAVNSWMPQYTSEYVEDISFPDSLQGWAIELKMSGPIGGKVFNNILFTNDGGKIWNVKTTAITSEPEHYMNSICFANSSVGLLGGWWRTFDTGSPYPGSSWALVSTGNAFGTYGLTQGNAGSHYNNGGVGTIETAAGELFWSCGESGLSGISVYLNGKYMGWQRIGPICFVDASYGWVCCDYKLFKTTTGVDGLSPLYNFSMNDIDFVDTLHGWAVGSSGTILYTDNGGVDSVWDTLSSGVTNNLTCVKFVDSLNGWVGGEGIILRTRDGGKNWVTEYSGTVSKICAVDTIYAWALSGGNILKYNPVIGIEESKELKVQSTELRVIKNKISLSVPNNYYPNILLTIYDLSGRPKETVYNGTLSKGDYTFTPNIHKSGIYFVRLTAVCHSDTERSEGEESNIITITKKLILVK from the coding sequence ATGAGAAAATATTGTCTGATTATTTTAGGATTACTTATGTTCACGAAAATGAGTTATGCTGTTAACAGTTGGATGCCGCAGTATACTTCAGAATATGTTGAAGACATAAGTTTCCCCGACTCGCTTCAAGGATGGGCAATAGAATTAAAAATGTCAGGTCCAATAGGAGGCAAAGTTTTTAATAATATACTTTTTACTAACGATGGAGGCAAGATATGGAACGTTAAAACGACAGCCATTACGTCAGAGCCTGAGCATTATATGAACTCAATCTGCTTTGCGAATTCTTCAGTGGGATTGTTAGGCGGATGGTGGAGAACTTTTGATACGGGATCCCCTTATCCCGGCTCAAGTTGGGCATTAGTATCTACAGGAAATGCTTTCGGCACATATGGTTTGACACAAGGCAATGCAGGCTCACATTATAATAACGGAGGCGTTGGAACTATAGAAACGGCAGCGGGTGAATTGTTCTGGAGTTGTGGTGAATCGGGTTTATCGGGAATTTCGGTTTATTTAAATGGAAAATATATGGGTTGGCAGCGCATAGGACCGATATGTTTTGTAGATGCTTCCTACGGATGGGTCTGTTGCGATTACAAGTTGTTTAAAACTACTACAGGAGTTGATGGTTTATCTCCTTTATATAATTTCTCAATGAATGATATAGATTTCGTAGATACCCTCCACGGATGGGCAGTTGGGAGCTCAGGAACAATATTATACACCGATAACGGCGGAGTTGATAGCGTATGGGACACATTATCAAGTGGAGTAACCAATAACTTAACCTGCGTAAAATTTGTTGATTCTTTGAATGGATGGGTAGGTGGAGAAGGAATCATCTTAAGAACCCGTGACGGTGGAAAAAACTGGGTGACGGAATATTCGGGCACTGTGTCTAAAATATGCGCTGTAGATACAATTTATGCATGGGCATTAAGCGGCGGGAATATACTGAAATATAACCCCGTTATCGGGATAGAAGAAAGTAAAGAGTTGAAAGTTCAGAGTACAGAGTTAAGAGTTATAAAAAATAAAATTTCCCTATCCGTCCCTAATAACTATTATCCTAATATACTATTAACTATTTATGATTTAAGTGGAAGACCGAAAGAGACTGTCTACAACGGCACACTATCCAAAGGCGATTATACCTTCACGCCGAACATCCACAAAAGCGGAATTTATTTTGTGAGGCTAACGGCAGTTTGTCATTCTGACACTGAACGAAGTGAAGGGGAAGAATCTAATATAATAACAATAACGAAGAAGTTGATTTTGGTGAAATAG